From one Humulus lupulus chromosome 8, drHumLupu1.1, whole genome shotgun sequence genomic stretch:
- the LOC133797581 gene encoding magnesium protoporphyrin IX methyltransferase, chloroplastic, whose protein sequence is MALSASLSSSICFHPTSNPRFSPKLPTTTTSRPLRLLAPPPAAIPPLATDVDGSTIAVIGGGSVAALAAVLSLADPERRRKLQAEEVGGGDKEVVREYFNNSGFQRWKKIYGETDDVNRVQKDIRLGHSKTVENVLKMLADDGSLSGVTVCDAGCGTGSLSIPLAKEGAIVSASDISAAMVAEAEKKARDELSGQVMPKFEVKDLESLDGKYNTVVCLDVLIHYPQSKADGMIAHLASLAEKRLILSFAPKTFYYDLLKRVGELFPGPSKATRAYLHAEADVERALGKVGWKINKRGLVTTQFYFSRLVEAVPV, encoded by the exons ATGGCGCTCTCCGCCTCTCTCTCTTCCTCCATTTGCTTCCACCCCACCTCAAACCCTAGATTCTCTCCCAAGCTCCCCACCACTACTACCTCAAGGCCCCTCAGACTCCTCGCCCCACCGCCGGCCGCCATTCCTCCCCTCGCTACCGACGTCGACGGTAGCACCATTGCTGTCATCGGCGGTGGCTCGGTCGCTGCTTTAGCCGCAGTGCTCTCCCTGGCCGACCCCGAGCGGCGGCGCAAGCTCCAGGCCGAGGAGGTCGGGGGTGGCGATAAGGAAGTTGTGAGGGAGTACTTCAACAATTCGGGGTTTCAGAGATGGAAGAAGATTTATGGAGAGACCGATGATGTGAACAGAGTTCAGAAGGACATTAGACTCGGCCATTCCAAGACCGTCGAGAATGTGTTGAAGATGTTGGCCGATGACGGTTCGCTTAGTGGAGTCACTGTCTGCGATGCTGGTTGTGGAACCGGCTCGCTTTCGATTCCGCTCGCAAAGGAGGGTGCCATTGTCTCCGCCAGTGATATCTCCGCTGCCATGGTTGCTGAGGCTGAGAAAAAG GCGAGAGACGAGCTATCAGGGCAAGTTATGCCAAAATTTGAAGTGAAAGACTTGGAGAGCTTGGATGGAAAGTATAACACAGTGGTCTGTTTggatgttttaattcattatccTCAGAGTAAAGCAGACGGCATGATTGCCCACCTGGCTTCCTTGGCTGAGAAACGGTTGATTCTGAGCTTTGCACCAAAGACATTCTATTATGACCTGTTGAAGAGGGTTGGAGAGTTGTTCCCAGGGCCTTCGAAGGCAACGAGGGCTTATCTCCATGCAGAGGCAGATGTTGAGAGGGCTTTGGGAAAAGTTGGGTGGAAAATTAATAAAAGAGGCCTTGTCACTACACAATTCTACTTTTCAAGACTGGTTGAGGCTGTACCCGTATAA